Proteins from a genomic interval of Gordonia sp. SL306:
- a CDS encoding MarR family winged helix-turn-helix transcriptional regulator, giving the protein MPDVGDDSFWESPVYRDLAEELLRMSRRRTNVFPGARLEASAFGILWTLSDGRARTLRELGEELDLEQSTVNRQVNAAIKHGYLERFEVSGQLSRLIRPTALGIEAFEHDGMLRAERLVRVFSDLTPGAPDALLHELRSFNDAYERTIARQHHQEHAAR; this is encoded by the coding sequence ATGCCCGATGTCGGCGACGATTCGTTCTGGGAGTCACCGGTTTACCGTGACCTGGCGGAAGAGCTGCTCCGGATGAGTAGGCGGCGCACCAATGTCTTCCCCGGGGCGCGCCTGGAGGCCTCGGCCTTCGGCATCCTCTGGACGTTGTCCGACGGCCGGGCCCGCACCCTGCGTGAACTCGGCGAGGAGCTCGACCTCGAACAGTCGACGGTGAATCGACAGGTGAACGCGGCCATCAAACATGGCTACCTGGAGAGGTTCGAGGTGTCAGGGCAGCTGAGTCGACTGATCCGTCCGACAGCGCTGGGCATCGAGGCCTTCGAGCACGACGGCATGCTGCGTGCCGAACGACTGGTGCGGGTGTTCTCCGACCTCACACCGGGTGCGCCCGATGCGCTGCTGCACGAGTTGCGGTCCTTCAACGATGCCTACGAGCGGACCATTGCCCGTCAGCATCACCAGGAGCACGCCGCTCGGTGA
- a CDS encoding MFS transporter, giving the protein MTTTSTRDSPDTNDTVPVDGELTDDNHTGAAIAVVIVLCFGGLVASLMQTLIVPIQPELPSLLNTSISNASWVVTATLLAAAIAMPISGRLGDMFGKKRIILASALLLIVGSLVCALSSELIPMIVGRAVQGLAMGFIPLGISLMREVTPPRLTSMAVSAMSATMGVGGAIGLPLAAWVAQQWDWHALFWVSTGLAVIVAALVTLLVPHVEDGTAGGRFDIVGAVGLAIGLCGVLIAVSKGNDWGWSSGTTLGMMFGGIAVLLVWGMFELRHSEPLVDLRTTARPAVLLTNIGAIAIGFGMMAQMIVVPQLLEIPEAMGGLGQTLLAAGLWMAPGGLMMLVFAPVSATLINNIGAKLTLAIGATVLGLGYLVASMLMDAPWQLAVAAVICSAGVGIGYAAMPTLIMGAVPMTEAGAAVGLNGLMRSVGTTSASAVMALVLTSSTVAYGPAEVPSHTAFKWCFVIGAIAAFVGVAITLFIPIKHRRAGSVAGAGETPPVDHEDAVSVETPEPVDETPTSGARHRLDSAGEVGSRDDRPRIAGRITADDGTPLGTAAITVTDTRGHQAGNTAVHADGTYAAHDIADGTYTVIATAPGRSPKAMTVSVVGDAVFRRDFTLAGGSVLRGRVRDVARPLAANLIVTDQSGAVVTQAHADSDGYFTIAGLSAGDTVAVTASAPGYQPASQLVTVDSAGRTTDAVDILLVATSGMQGSVRTTDGSPLEGATVSAIGPDQTIVASVTTDADGRYRIEGLTEGLFTVVASMYEPAAVQVNVVAGQRNTADIGLGFGKDPAVP; this is encoded by the coding sequence ATGACCACTACGTCAACCCGCGATTCACCGGACACGAACGACACGGTGCCGGTGGACGGCGAACTGACCGACGACAACCACACCGGTGCCGCCATCGCGGTCGTCATCGTGCTGTGTTTCGGCGGCCTGGTCGCGTCACTCATGCAGACGCTGATCGTGCCGATCCAGCCGGAACTCCCGAGCCTGCTGAACACGTCGATCTCGAACGCATCGTGGGTCGTCACCGCCACGCTGTTGGCCGCTGCCATCGCGATGCCGATCTCCGGCCGCCTCGGTGACATGTTCGGCAAGAAACGCATCATCTTGGCCAGCGCTCTCCTGCTGATCGTCGGCTCGCTGGTGTGTGCACTGAGCTCCGAGCTCATCCCGATGATCGTCGGACGCGCCGTCCAGGGACTCGCGATGGGCTTCATCCCACTCGGCATCAGCCTGATGCGCGAGGTGACACCACCACGCCTGACGTCGATGGCGGTCTCCGCGATGAGCGCGACCATGGGCGTCGGCGGGGCGATCGGGCTGCCGCTGGCTGCGTGGGTGGCACAGCAATGGGATTGGCACGCACTGTTCTGGGTGTCGACCGGACTCGCCGTCATCGTCGCCGCACTCGTCACGTTGCTGGTCCCCCACGTCGAGGACGGCACCGCAGGCGGACGCTTCGACATCGTCGGCGCCGTCGGTCTGGCCATCGGCCTGTGCGGTGTGTTGATCGCCGTCTCGAAGGGCAACGACTGGGGCTGGAGCTCGGGCACCACCCTCGGCATGATGTTCGGCGGGATCGCCGTGCTGCTCGTCTGGGGCATGTTCGAGCTGCGTCACTCCGAGCCGCTGGTCGATCTGCGGACCACGGCGCGGCCCGCGGTGTTGCTGACCAACATCGGGGCGATCGCCATCGGATTCGGAATGATGGCGCAGATGATCGTCGTGCCTCAGCTTCTCGAGATCCCGGAGGCGATGGGCGGTCTCGGACAGACCCTGCTGGCCGCCGGCCTGTGGATGGCACCGGGCGGTCTGATGATGCTGGTGTTCGCGCCCGTCTCGGCCACTCTGATCAACAACATCGGCGCCAAGCTCACTCTGGCGATCGGCGCGACCGTCCTCGGCCTGGGCTACCTCGTGGCGTCCATGCTGATGGATGCGCCATGGCAGCTGGCCGTCGCGGCGGTGATCTGCTCGGCGGGTGTCGGCATCGGCTATGCCGCCATGCCGACCCTGATCATGGGCGCCGTGCCGATGACCGAGGCCGGTGCGGCGGTCGGTCTCAACGGCCTGATGCGGTCCGTCGGCACCACCAGCGCATCGGCCGTCATGGCTCTGGTGCTGACCAGCTCCACCGTGGCCTACGGACCCGCCGAGGTGCCGAGCCACACGGCGTTCAAGTGGTGCTTCGTGATCGGCGCGATCGCCGCCTTCGTCGGTGTCGCGATCACCTTGTTCATCCCGATCAAGCATCGTCGCGCCGGTTCCGTTGCGGGCGCAGGCGAGACCCCGCCCGTCGACCACGAGGACGCCGTCTCGGTGGAGACACCGGAGCCGGTCGACGAAACGCCCACCAGCGGTGCCCGTCATCGACTCGACTCCGCGGGTGAGGTCGGATCACGAGATGACCGTCCGCGCATTGCCGGGCGCATCACCGCCGACGACGGCACGCCCCTGGGCACCGCCGCGATCACCGTCACCGACACTCGCGGCCACCAGGCGGGCAACACCGCCGTGCACGCCGACGGCACCTATGCCGCGCACGACATCGCTGACGGCACATACACCGTCATCGCCACGGCACCGGGGCGCTCCCCCAAGGCCATGACGGTCTCGGTCGTCGGCGATGCGGTGTTCCGCCGCGACTTCACCCTGGCAGGCGGCTCCGTGCTGCGCGGGCGAGTCCGTGACGTCGCGCGCCCACTCGCCGCCAACCTGATCGTGACCGACCAATCCGGTGCCGTGGTCACGCAGGCGCACGCCGATTCCGACGGGTACTTCACGATCGCCGGCCTGTCCGCGGGCGACACCGTGGCGGTCACCGCATCGGCACCCGGCTATCAGCCGGCCAGCCAACTGGTGACCGTCGACTCCGCGGGCCGGACCACCGACGCCGTCGACATCCTGCTGGTTGCCACCAGCGGTATGCAGGGTTCGGTACGCACCACCGACGGCTCTCCGCTCGAGGGTGCGACGGTTTCGGCGATCGGTCCCGACCAGACGATCGTCGCCTCGGTGACCACCGACGCCGACGGCCGCTATCGCATCGAAGGCCTGACCGAAGGGCTGTTCACCGTGGTCGCGAGCATGTACGAACCGGCTGCGGTCCAGGTCAATGTGGTTGCCGGCCAACGCAACACCGCCGACATCGGATTGGGGTTCGGTAAAGACCCGGCGGTGCCGTGA
- a CDS encoding FAD-dependent monooxygenase, protein MVPVDKVGIVGAGAAGLTLAVFLADAGIEVEVLEKGAGFTTLGSGITLQGNALRVLRDIGVWPEMLEKGYPSNSMAIRAPDPDATVVVELDDVRTGGEDLPASLGMYRPDLTEIVRARAERAGAQVIYSTEVTGVEQSDDGVTVTFSDGGQRVFDLLVGADGINSTVRRLIGIDVTPAATGAGAWRAIVPRPAEITRSELIYGGPRYIAGYCPISADWMYAYIVEPAQDRDVVADWPELARLAAQYGGPWQGIAGAITEDTAVHYTQFTTHLVEGDWHRGRVVLIGDAAHNCPPTIAQGAAMAIEDAAVLAAEVVKAHGVDDEVMDRFHERRVPRASLIVRSSVQLVSWLVDEVPNPDVPGVMHEVAQTVKEPA, encoded by the coding sequence ATGGTTCCCGTGGACAAGGTCGGGATTGTTGGCGCCGGTGCGGCAGGTTTGACGTTGGCGGTGTTCCTGGCTGATGCCGGGATCGAGGTGGAGGTGCTGGAGAAGGGCGCCGGCTTCACGACGCTGGGATCGGGCATTACTCTGCAGGGCAACGCGCTACGGGTACTTCGGGACATCGGTGTGTGGCCCGAGATGCTGGAGAAGGGGTACCCATCGAACTCGATGGCCATCCGCGCTCCTGATCCGGACGCCACTGTCGTGGTCGAACTGGACGATGTCCGAACGGGCGGTGAGGACCTGCCGGCGTCGTTGGGTATGTACAGACCCGACCTCACCGAGATCGTGCGAGCACGCGCGGAACGAGCAGGTGCACAGGTGATTTACAGCACCGAGGTCACGGGGGTGGAACAGTCGGATGACGGTGTCACGGTGACCTTCTCCGACGGTGGACAGCGGGTGTTCGACCTCTTGGTCGGCGCAGATGGGATCAACTCGACCGTCCGGCGGCTGATCGGTATCGATGTCACTCCGGCGGCGACGGGAGCAGGCGCCTGGCGGGCGATCGTCCCGCGACCGGCCGAGATCACCCGCAGCGAATTGATCTACGGCGGGCCGCGTTATATCGCCGGCTACTGCCCGATCAGTGCTGACTGGATGTACGCATACATCGTCGAGCCGGCTCAGGACCGGGATGTCGTCGCCGACTGGCCTGAACTCGCTCGTCTGGCCGCGCAATACGGCGGTCCTTGGCAGGGGATCGCCGGGGCGATCACCGAGGACACCGCGGTGCATTACACGCAGTTCACGACGCATCTGGTCGAAGGCGACTGGCACCGGGGACGGGTCGTGCTGATCGGCGATGCCGCCCACAACTGTCCGCCGACCATCGCGCAGGGCGCGGCCATGGCGATTGAGGATGCTGCGGTCCTGGCCGCCGAGGTGGTCAAGGCGCACGGCGTCGACGACGAGGTGATGGATCGGTTCCACGAACGCCGGGTACCCCGCGCGAGCTTGATCGTGAGGTCGTCTGTGCAGCTGGTTTCGTGGCTGGTCGATGAGGTTCCGAATCCCGATGTACCAGGCGTCATGCACGAGGTGGCCCAGACCGTCAAGGAGCCGGCATGA
- a CDS encoding amidohydrolase family protein produces MTAPIIDVHTHVLLPEVEALVDQLDSEGLSAAKDLEVRRNGAESLASSGKMIRSRWPLLTDLPNRLAAMDAAGVDIQVVSPSPSHYYPFLAAEPAEEITRCINRSIRDLVAAAPTRLRGLGVAPLQHPELMASMLTHAVGDCGLRGVEIGSFGAAPDGGQAGTVELSDRRLDEFWSTAESLQAIVFVHPFGCSLDERLDRFYLANTVSQPAENAVALSHLIFAGVLDRYPDLTIVAAHGGGYLPTAIGRSDRAWAVRPEARTCARPPSQYLSQLWFDSLTHDGGQLRELIRVAGSDRIVLGSDFPFDMGTATPVEDLLASGLTDQRTIENVLRDNANRLLAVTSDASGIDPIDTTHGRDALPYCRGPFQTD; encoded by the coding sequence ATGACTGCACCGATCATCGATGTCCACACTCATGTGTTACTACCTGAAGTGGAAGCGCTTGTCGACCAGCTGGACTCCGAAGGACTCAGCGCTGCAAAAGATCTCGAAGTCAGGCGCAACGGCGCCGAGTCGCTGGCCTCCTCCGGCAAGATGATCCGGTCCCGCTGGCCGTTGCTGACCGATCTGCCGAATCGACTGGCCGCGATGGACGCTGCCGGCGTCGACATCCAAGTGGTGTCACCGTCGCCGTCGCACTACTACCCGTTCCTCGCTGCCGAGCCCGCCGAGGAGATCACGCGATGCATCAATCGATCGATCCGCGACCTGGTGGCCGCGGCGCCGACCCGGCTCCGGGGACTGGGCGTGGCGCCGCTCCAACATCCTGAACTGATGGCATCGATGCTCACGCACGCCGTCGGTGACTGTGGTCTGCGCGGCGTCGAAATCGGATCGTTCGGAGCTGCGCCCGACGGCGGGCAGGCAGGCACCGTCGAGTTATCTGATCGGCGCCTAGACGAATTCTGGTCCACTGCTGAGTCGTTGCAGGCCATCGTGTTCGTGCATCCGTTCGGATGCTCGCTGGACGAACGCCTCGACCGCTTCTATCTGGCCAACACGGTGTCCCAACCGGCCGAGAATGCCGTGGCATTGTCTCACCTGATCTTCGCGGGAGTCCTGGATCGATACCCCGATCTCACGATCGTCGCTGCGCACGGTGGCGGCTACCTGCCGACTGCCATCGGCCGCTCCGACCGGGCATGGGCGGTGCGTCCGGAGGCACGGACCTGCGCGCGCCCGCCGTCGCAGTATCTGTCCCAGCTGTGGTTCGACTCGCTGACCCATGACGGTGGTCAATTGCGGGAACTGATTAGAGTAGCCGGCAGCGACAGGATCGTCCTGGGGTCCGACTTCCCCTTCGACATGGGTACGGCGACACCGGTGGAGGATCTGCTCGCATCCGGCTTGACCGACCAGAGAACCATCGAAAACGTGCTGCGCGACAACGCGAATCGGCTCCTCGCCGTGACAAGCGACGCATCGGGCATCGACCCGATCGATACCACTCATGGGCGTGACGCCCTTCCGTATTGTCGCGGGCCATTTCAGACTGACTAG
- a CDS encoding VOC family protein, with amino-acid sequence MHKYLSNLIHLEITSQDVDASAAFYVDKFGMREFARVDGAVYLRCWGDHQSYSVVLVPGDEPALHRMAWRTTSPEALDAVAQRIEDAGIAGTWSEGGFGYGRAYEFIGPYGHPMRLVYEVDNYAADSEHASIYPDRPEKRSAHAGAPRFLDHVTIAASDVRSFCEWHSEVLGYRTMAYTELDDAPITVFGVLTTNEKSHDLGVVLDTSARGGRINHIAFWVDTYEELVICAEVLLERGTAMEYGPSVHGIGEQNFLYFREPSAMRVELNSGGYRNYVPDWEPRVWKPTDGSNNIFRNSAMPFSMTESFPAAEGFTATEEGVSDEMKAELLNPYAEHGRG; translated from the coding sequence GTGCATAAGTATCTGTCCAACCTGATCCACCTCGAGATCACCAGCCAGGACGTCGACGCGTCTGCGGCCTTCTACGTCGACAAGTTCGGGATGCGTGAGTTCGCGCGCGTCGATGGCGCGGTGTACCTGCGGTGCTGGGGCGATCACCAGTCCTACAGTGTGGTTCTCGTGCCCGGCGACGAGCCCGCGCTGCACCGCATGGCCTGGCGTACCACCAGCCCGGAGGCGCTCGACGCAGTGGCGCAGAGGATCGAAGACGCCGGTATCGCCGGCACTTGGTCGGAGGGCGGCTTCGGATACGGCCGTGCTTACGAATTCATCGGCCCCTACGGTCATCCGATGCGTCTGGTGTACGAAGTGGACAACTACGCGGCGGACTCCGAACACGCGTCGATCTATCCTGACCGGCCGGAGAAGCGGTCGGCACACGCCGGCGCGCCGCGGTTCCTCGACCACGTCACCATCGCCGCGTCCGATGTGCGCTCATTCTGCGAGTGGCACTCCGAGGTTCTCGGTTACCGCACCATGGCGTACACCGAACTCGACGACGCGCCGATCACCGTGTTCGGGGTGCTCACCACAAACGAGAAGTCCCACGACCTCGGCGTCGTACTGGACACCTCGGCCCGCGGTGGGCGGATCAACCACATCGCGTTCTGGGTCGACACCTACGAGGAACTCGTCATCTGTGCCGAAGTTCTGCTGGAGCGCGGCACGGCCATGGAATACGGCCCGTCCGTGCACGGGATCGGCGAGCAGAACTTCCTCTACTTCCGTGAACCGAGCGCAATGCGGGTGGAACTGAACTCCGGTGGCTACCGCAACTATGTGCCTGACTGGGAGCCCCGGGTCTGGAAGCCGACCGACGGGTCGAACAACATCTTCCGTAACAGCGCGATGCCATTCTCGATGACCGAATCCTTCCCTGCGGCTGAGGGATTCACCGCGACCGAGGAGGGCGTCTCCGATGAGATGAAGGCAGAGCTGCTCAACCCGTACGCCGAGCACGGGCGCGGGTGA
- a CDS encoding fumarylacetoacetate hydrolase family protein translates to MKIARRQTDGGPRCAVLDEQNLLVDLLVEDSLSELLATEDEHRIHEVAEEALRRRRSVTDPAGAALLAPLQPPTFRDFSTFPEHTAGIAKLLDPDATVPEAFWQIPTFYFSNPYAITGPDDRIAISPGAHDFDFELEVGAVVGRSGRDLSVEEAAAHIAGYVVINDFSARDTQFQEMQLHLGPAKGKDSATALGRFFVTADELEPHACGPSFDLTMQVLVNGTTIGTDNLSNMAWSFPALAAYASRGTWIRPGDLLGSGTCQGGCLAELWGRHGRDAYPALRPGDVVSTTVDVLGGSTNTIAEATAVQPITAWERR, encoded by the coding sequence ATGAAGATCGCACGCAGACAGACCGACGGCGGTCCGCGATGTGCAGTCCTAGACGAGCAGAACCTGCTCGTGGACCTGCTGGTCGAGGACTCACTCAGCGAGTTGTTGGCCACCGAGGACGAGCACCGGATACACGAGGTCGCCGAAGAGGCCCTGCGTCGTCGGCGAAGTGTAACCGACCCGGCCGGTGCGGCGTTGCTGGCCCCGCTGCAGCCGCCGACCTTCCGCGATTTCTCCACCTTCCCCGAGCACACGGCGGGGATCGCCAAACTCCTCGACCCCGATGCCACGGTGCCTGAGGCCTTCTGGCAGATCCCGACGTTCTACTTCTCCAATCCGTATGCGATCACCGGTCCCGACGACAGGATCGCGATCTCACCAGGGGCACACGACTTCGACTTCGAGCTCGAAGTCGGCGCCGTCGTCGGCCGCAGCGGCCGTGACCTCAGCGTCGAGGAGGCCGCCGCCCACATCGCCGGGTATGTGGTGATCAACGATTTCTCCGCGCGCGACACCCAGTTCCAGGAGATGCAACTGCATCTCGGGCCGGCAAAGGGTAAGGACTCGGCCACTGCCCTGGGCCGGTTCTTCGTCACTGCCGATGAACTCGAACCCCACGCGTGTGGCCCGTCATTCGACCTGACGATGCAGGTGTTGGTCAATGGCACCACCATCGGTACCGACAACCTGTCGAACATGGCCTGGTCATTCCCGGCATTGGCCGCCTACGCATCCCGTGGCACCTGGATCCGTCCCGGCGACCTCCTCGGTTCGGGCACCTGCCAGGGTGGGTGTCTGGCCGAATTGTGGGGACGTCATGGCCGCGACGCTTACCCCGCGCTGCGGCCCGGGGACGTCGTGTCCACCACCGTCGACGTGCTCGGCGGCTCCACCAACACTATCGCCGAAGCGACTGCGGTACAGCCGATCACCGCCTGGGAGCGTCGATGA
- a CDS encoding C-terminal binding protein: MSLRILITDHPGATIDVEREVLSAIDAEIVVAPATDSATLATLAGDVDAIITCFAQVTADVLEAAVRCRTVARTGVGVDNIDVKRATELGMVVSNVPEYCTDEVADHTLMLVLALARRLPPLVADTASGGWNRNLTAVPTRLRGKTLALLGTGAIGWAVTSRAQAIGLEVVTVERGRPVPAGVRTVPTVIELLRTADVVSLHLPLTAETAGIIDREALTAMKPTAVLVNTARGALIDTDALTEALAAGQIAGAALDVTEPEPLPAGHPLRALPTAILTPHIAFSSDGSLADLSRKAATNVLDALSGRVPASVVNPEIQPDSERRTQAGER; the protein is encoded by the coding sequence ATGAGCCTACGCATCCTGATCACTGACCACCCGGGCGCCACGATCGACGTCGAGCGGGAGGTGCTGTCGGCGATCGACGCCGAGATCGTGGTTGCGCCCGCCACCGATTCGGCCACATTGGCGACGCTCGCGGGCGATGTCGACGCGATCATCACCTGCTTCGCGCAGGTCACCGCTGACGTCCTCGAGGCCGCAGTCCGTTGTCGCACGGTCGCCCGCACCGGCGTCGGTGTCGACAACATCGACGTCAAGCGGGCCACCGAACTGGGGATGGTGGTCAGCAACGTGCCCGAGTACTGCACCGACGAAGTCGCCGATCACACCCTGATGTTGGTCCTGGCGCTGGCACGCCGTCTGCCTCCGCTGGTCGCCGACACCGCATCGGGCGGATGGAACCGCAATCTCACCGCCGTCCCGACTCGACTCCGCGGCAAGACTCTGGCGTTACTCGGTACCGGCGCCATCGGGTGGGCAGTGACGTCTCGGGCCCAGGCCATCGGGCTCGAGGTCGTCACCGTCGAGCGTGGGCGCCCGGTGCCCGCAGGGGTGCGGACGGTTCCCACGGTGATCGAGTTGCTCCGCACCGCTGACGTGGTGTCCCTACACCTCCCGTTGACTGCAGAGACCGCAGGCATCATTGATCGGGAGGCCCTCACTGCGATGAAACCCACCGCCGTGCTGGTGAACACGGCGCGTGGGGCACTTATCGACACCGATGCGCTGACCGAAGCCCTGGCCGCCGGCCAGATAGCCGGCGCGGCTTTGGATGTCACCGAGCCCGAACCGCTGCCTGCCGGGCATCCACTGCGTGCCCTCCCCACTGCGATCCTCACCCCGCACATCGCGTTCAGTTCCGACGGGTCGCTGGCCGACTTGTCCCGCAAGGCCGCAACGAACGTCCTCGACGCATTGTCTGGGCGCGTCCCCGCCTCGGTCGTCAACCCGGAGATCCAACCCGACAGCGAACGACGAACACAAGCCGGAGAACGATGA
- a CDS encoding phosphotransferase family protein, translating into MNAVSITDTVVTHLVERGLISDDTDVTISALTGGVSNEVLAVTGPGVDLVVKRALGQLRTSELWEADTARLLTEGRALRAARAIHPKSAPAVVDLTPQFLVIERAPIQWKTWKEALLDGVIDVGVAARLGEFLATLQRDSASGAIPTTDFSSRLAFEQLRVDPFHRQIAERHPDLRPVIDQTIDVMASSKSCLVHGDYTPKNIMVGESPDDVWVIDWEVAHVGDPTFDPAWIIGHLLLKSVHRPEMARAYCNAAATFVDSHSGVDDAPNLDHDQLIRQLGCLLLARVDGRSPVEYLSRPAQHVVRQLGREVLQTPPDTILDIWKALHD; encoded by the coding sequence ATGAACGCAGTCTCGATCACAGACACTGTTGTCACACACCTCGTCGAACGCGGACTGATCAGCGACGACACCGATGTGACGATCTCGGCGCTGACCGGCGGAGTGTCCAACGAAGTCCTGGCAGTGACCGGCCCCGGCGTTGATCTCGTGGTCAAACGCGCGCTGGGGCAACTCCGCACCAGCGAGCTCTGGGAGGCCGACACCGCTCGGCTGCTCACCGAGGGCCGAGCACTGCGTGCCGCCAGGGCGATCCATCCGAAGTCGGCCCCCGCCGTCGTCGACCTGACGCCGCAATTTCTGGTCATCGAACGCGCACCAATACAGTGGAAAACGTGGAAGGAAGCGCTGCTCGACGGCGTGATCGATGTGGGTGTGGCGGCCAGACTGGGCGAGTTCCTCGCCACCTTGCAACGAGACAGTGCCTCCGGAGCCATTCCCACCACAGACTTCAGCAGCCGGCTTGCGTTCGAGCAGCTGCGCGTCGATCCCTTCCACCGTCAGATTGCCGAGCGGCACCCCGACCTGCGACCGGTGATCGACCAGACGATCGATGTCATGGCGTCGTCAAAGTCCTGTCTGGTCCACGGTGACTACACCCCCAAGAACATCATGGTCGGTGAGTCGCCCGACGACGTCTGGGTAATCGATTGGGAAGTAGCCCATGTTGGCGACCCGACCTTCGATCCAGCCTGGATCATCGGGCACCTACTCCTCAAGAGTGTGCATCGACCGGAGATGGCACGCGCCTACTGCAACGCCGCCGCCACCTTTGTGGACAGTCATTCCGGCGTCGACGACGCACCGAACCTGGACCACGACCAACTCATCCGTCAGCTCGGGTGCCTGCTGTTGGCCCGTGTCGACGGACGCAGTCCCGTCGAATATCTGTCCCGGCCGGCACAGCATGTCGTTCGACAGCTCGGCCGCGAGGTGCTGCAGACTCCGCCGGACACCATTCTCGACATCTGGAAGGCTTTACATGACTGA
- the eno gene encoding phosphopyruvate hydratase produces the protein MTDTAIATAFAWEALDSRGKPTVACEITLRDGSTGQVTVPSGASTGRHEARELRDGGLRYDGNGVRDAVGNVNTVLAESVRGIDSLDQPQVDAALRAADGSDDLGRLGANAVLAVSIGTAIAAAAAQHLPLYRTVDDTGRAPLLPLPMVNILSGGAHAGRSIDIQDFLVVPMSATSFSDAIEICSRVRRGATQVLAERDLPVALVADEGGLGPILPSNRSALDVMVAAIERAGFTPGADAAIAIDVAATQFHTAGDYVLAAENGRRLTSTELIDELVAWSGDYPIVSLEDALAEDDWHGWALATARLGGVQLLGDDLFVTNERRLRRGVADGVANAVLVKPNQIGTLTDARSVVAIAHAAGYRTVLSARSGETEDSWLADLAIGWRTGQIKVGSTMRSERTAKWNRLLRLEAELGDSAEYAGAAAITTAPHPVVSAL, from the coding sequence ATGACTGACACCGCCATCGCCACAGCTTTCGCCTGGGAAGCACTCGATTCCCGAGGTAAACCCACCGTCGCGTGTGAGATCACCCTGCGGGATGGCTCGACCGGCCAGGTCACCGTCCCATCTGGCGCATCCACCGGGCGTCACGAGGCCCGTGAATTGCGCGACGGTGGCCTGCGCTACGACGGCAACGGGGTCCGTGATGCCGTGGGCAACGTGAACACCGTTCTCGCCGAGTCGGTCCGCGGCATCGATTCGCTCGACCAGCCTCAGGTCGACGCCGCTCTTCGCGCGGCCGACGGCAGCGATGACCTCGGCCGACTCGGCGCCAACGCGGTCCTCGCAGTGTCCATCGGGACCGCGATCGCCGCCGCTGCTGCCCAGCACCTTCCGCTCTATCGCACGGTGGATGACACCGGGCGCGCCCCACTGCTTCCACTCCCGATGGTCAACATCCTCTCCGGTGGCGCGCACGCCGGACGATCTATCGACATTCAGGACTTCCTGGTAGTGCCCATGTCGGCGACCAGCTTCTCCGATGCCATCGAGATCTGCAGCCGGGTGCGCCGCGGCGCCACCCAGGTGCTCGCCGAGCGCGATCTGCCGGTCGCGCTGGTCGCAGACGAGGGTGGTCTCGGACCGATTCTCCCGTCCAACCGATCGGCGCTCGATGTCATGGTGGCCGCCATCGAGCGCGCAGGATTCACTCCTGGCGCTGATGCGGCCATCGCGATCGATGTCGCCGCCACCCAGTTCCACACTGCCGGAGACTATGTCCTCGCCGCCGAGAACGGCCGCCGCCTCACCTCCACGGAGCTGATCGACGAGCTCGTCGCCTGGTCCGGCGACTATCCGATCGTCTCATTGGAAGATGCGCTGGCCGAAGATGACTGGCACGGTTGGGCCTTGGCCACGGCTCGACTGGGCGGTGTGCAGCTCCTCGGCGATGACCTGTTCGTCACCAACGAGCGCCGGCTACGACGTGGTGTCGCCGACGGTGTCGCCAACGCCGTATTGGTCAAACCCAATCAGATCGGCACGCTCACCGACGCACGTTCGGTGGTGGCGATCGCTCACGCCGCGGGCTACCGGACCGTACTGTCGGCGCGGTCGGGCGAGACCGAGGACAGCTGGCTGGCGGACCTCGCCATCGGGTGGCGCACCGGGCAGATCAAAGTCGGCTCCACCATGCGATCAGAACGCACCGCCAAGTGGAACCGATTGTTACGTCTCGAAGCCGAACTCGGTGATTCAGCCGAGTACGCCGGAGCTGCCGCCATCACTACGGCACCCCACCCCGTCGTGTCGGCCCTCTGA